A genomic window from Elaeis guineensis isolate ETL-2024a chromosome 3, EG11, whole genome shotgun sequence includes:
- the LOC105041857 gene encoding protein GAMETE EXPRESSED 1: protein MGNKCFLFLLVLVCLCSKSHSFSWPFSSFSSSTIPPNHHVPKKELVGSRADFSIEGIEDRKGMRLVEDAKKKLVASNSCWQNAYRNLFSSCKDIISDKEKQSRLSWHLSDCFQEDSGRSNFPPCDAGTPMLKCLKKLDETEYNIYLQFFLETNSICHQLQTEAFKHDTERLINDLSQSARFAEDQLVIIEERSERLLQDSKSVQDSLTSIDFQTQHIAQASKDVEAQLRDVEKHSVAIIEQSRGIAESSLEIQAGQLRMKENLELGMAQFYKSSESLVDGLAILREDAKKIEGEIEAVGESMSSQMLDLQRKANDIGDVVGMSLERHKQLLDGQSRAMEGLDFLTRSQSEAIEESRKNVEKLAELGHKQQKELLRRQEEIQQAHDRLIQNSQSILAAQEEFESKQANIFAALDKLFALHNALLVESRFIKSFFFYSSVIFLLYMLTSAKQTFGIRARLYLGLCITFMIELAIIRLGEDDFNRQTWIMSKIFFARSSFLVAAAIQILHSIFTFRDYEVLNHQLLQTLVEKVRNMEQNSGNKFLSYSMESDTDISQYSWIDEELPEDVGVDVDPNYVLPEEVAENSITTTPVSRKYDLRPRRCR, encoded by the exons ATGGGCAATAAATGTTTCCTATTTCTACTTGTCTTGGTCTGTTTGTGCTCCAAGAGCCATAGCTTTTCATggcccttctcttctttttcttcttctacaattCCTCCAAACCATCATGTTCCGAAGAAGGAATTAGTCGGCAGCAGAGCTGACTTCTCAATTGAAGGCATTGAAGACCGCAAGGGAATGAGACTGGTTGAGGATGCAAAGAAGAAACTGGTGGCCTCCAACAGTTGTTGGCAAAATGCTTACCGAAATCTATTTTCTAGCTGTAAGGATATCATTTCTGATAAAGAGAAGCAATCGAGGTTATCGTGGCACCTCAGCGATTGCTTTCAGGAGGATTCTGGTAGGTCCAACTTCCCTCCCTGTGATGCAGGAACTCCAATGCTGAAATGTCTTAAGAAATTGGATGAAACCGAATATAATATCTACCTCCAGTTCTTCCTTGAGACCAATTCCATCTGCCACCAATTACA GACTGAAGCATTCAAGCATGATACAGAGAGGTTGATCAATGATCTTTCTCAATCTGCTCGATTTGCAGAGGATCAATTAGTGATAATAGAAGAGAGATCAGAGAGGCTACTTCAAGACTCCAAAAGTGTTCAGGACTCATTGACTTCAATAGATTTCCAAACCCAACATATTGCCCAAGCGTCAAAGGATGTTGAAGCTCAGCTCCGAGATGTGGAAAAGCACTCCGTGGCAATTATTGAGCAATCCAGGGGAATAGCAGAATCTTCTCTGGAAATACAAGCAGGCCAGTTGAGGATGAAGGAGAATTTGGAGTTGGGCATGGCTCAGTTTTACAAATCCTCCGAGAGTTTGGTTGATGGCTTGGCGATATTGAGGGAGGATGCTAAGAAAATAGAGGGTGAAATAGAAGCAGTAGGGGAGTCCATGTCTTCTCAGATGCTAGATCTTCAAAGGAAGGCTAATGACATTGGAGATGTGGTAGGCATGTCCTTGGAGAGACACAAGCAACTTCTGGATGGACAGTCTCGGGCGATGGAAGGCCTTGATTTCCTTACAAGATCTCAATCTGAAGCAATCGAAGAAAGCCG GAAAAATGTGGAAAAGCTGGCAGAGCTTGGTCACAAGCAGCAAAAGGAGTTACTTCGTAGACAAGAAGAAATCCAACAGGCTCATGATCGTCTAATCCAAAATTCACAATCGATACTAGCAGCTCAG GAAGAGTTTGAATCAAAACAAGCAAATATTTTCGCTGCTCTGGACAAGCTCTTTGCACTGCATAATGCCCTTTTGGTTGAATCCCGTTTCATCAAGTCATTCTTCTTCTACTCCTCTGTGATCTTTCTTCTCTACATGCTTACTAGTGCAAAACAAACTTTTGGCATCAGAGCCCGCCTTTATCTAG GTCTTTGTATCACATTTATGATCGAGCTAGCTATAATTAGACTTGGAGAGGATGACTTCAATCGGCAAACATGGATAATGTCCAAAATCTTTTTCGCTAGATCATCGTTTTTAGTTGCTGCCGCTATTCAAATCTTGCATTCCATCTTTACTTTCAG AGACTATGAAGTATTAAACCATCAGTTGCTGCAAACATTGGTCGAGAAGGTTCGCAATATGGAACAAAACTCAG GGAACAAATTCTTGTCTTATAGCATGGAGAGTGATACAGATATAAGTCAGTATTCATGGATAGATGAGGAATTGCCAGAAGATGTAGGTGTTGATGTGGATCCCAATTATGTCTTGCCAGAAGAAGTTGCAGAGAATTCTATCACTACAACCCCAGTCAGCAGAAAATATGATCTTCGGCCACGTAGATGTCGATGA
- the LOC105041855 gene encoding LOW QUALITY PROTEIN: putative pentatricopeptide repeat-containing protein At3g08820 (The sequence of the model RefSeq protein was modified relative to this genomic sequence to represent the inferred CDS: inserted 1 base in 1 codon) — protein sequence MSSISPALSKLQRCSSSSPLPPSDQRTLALLLLDPINSTHLPQIHARIFRLGAHQDNLIATRLIGRLHIPLSLRILRLLDKPSIFPFNAAIRVLSDAGLPLPALSLFKSLMLRSLSPNDFTFSFLLKACISSKEAHHVRQIHTHVIKTGFGSNSFVPXGLLSAYIKGAEDVVSAHRLFDEMPERKLVCCWTCLVAGYAQSGRSEEALKLFLRMVKENLRPEDDTMVSVLSACSNLKAVDLENWVNIFMEFGVSPDNVSCDSLNTVLIYLYGRWGKIEKGKELFDRMIGRGRETVSIVAWNAMIGGYVQNSLPIEALDLFHKMLAVSRPKPNHVTIVSVLSACALVGDLELGRWAHEYVKLNGCKGVLESNRILATAFIDMYSKCGSLEEAKKVFDGMAIKDVVSFNAMIMGLATNGQGEEVLRLFSEMEKSGVQPNDGTFLGLLCACTHSGLVDEGQMLFKDMYQKYLVTPNLEHYASFVDLLARASHVEEALEVVKTMPIKPNGLVWGALLGACLVHSRVDVAQDVARKLVDVDPENSAGYVMLSNAYAIHHSWGNIVKLRELMKVRGIRKQPGCSWISVNGVVHEFQVGSISHPQLEKLHCLLASLSQEMKLMAC from the exons ATGTCCTCCATCTCTCCCGCCCTCTCGAAGCTCCAACGCtgctcctcctcctctccactaCCTCCCTCCGACCAACGAACCCTCGCCCTCCTCCTCCTGGACCCCATCAACTCCACCCACCTACCCCAAATCCACGCCCGAATCTTCCGTCTCGGCGCCCACCAAGACAACCTCATCGCTACCCGCCTCATCGGACGCCTCCACATCCCCCTCTCCCTCCGCATCCTCCGCCTCCTCGATAAGCCCAGCATCTTCCCATTCAACGCCGCCATCCGTGTCCTCTCCGATGCCGGCCTCCCCCTTCCTGCCCTCTCCCTCTTCAAGTCCCTCATGCTCCGCTCCCTTTCCCCCAATGACTTCACCTTCTCGTTCCTCCTCAAGGCCTGCATATCCTCCAAAGAGGCTCACCACGTCCGGCAAATCCATACCCATGTCATCAAAACGGGGTTCGGTTCGAATTCTTTCGTCC GTGGGCTTCTCTCTGCCTATATAAAGGGTGCAGAGGATGTTGTATCGGCGCATAGATTGTTTGATGAAATGCCGGAGAGGAAGTTGGTTTGTTGCTGGACCTGTTTGGTTGCTGGATATGCTCAATCTGGAAGGTCGGAGGAAGCTTTGAAGCTTTTTCTGAGAATGGTGAAGGAGAATTTGAGGCCGGAGGATGATACCATGGTAAGCGTCCTGTCTGCATGTTCAAACCTCAAGGCTGTAGATCTTGAGAACTGGGTGAATATATTCATGGAATTTGGCGTCAGTCCtgataatgtttcatgtgattcacTGAACACTGTTCTTATTTATCTGTATGGAAGGTGGGGGAAGATTGAGAAAGGTAAAGAATTATTCGATAGGATGATTGGGAGAGGAAGGGAAACTGTAAGCATTGTGGCATGGAATGCCATGATCGGTGGGTATGTCCAAAACAGTCTGCCGATTGAGGCTTTGGATCTTTTTCATAAAATGCTTGCTGTTTCGAGACCCAAACCTAACCATGTTACGATTGTTAGCGTGCTCTCAGCATGTGCTTTGGTGGGTGATTTGGAACTTGGGAGATGGGCTCATGAATATGTGAAATTGAATGGTTGTAAAGGGGTTCTCGAATCAAATAGGATTCTAGCAACTGCTTTCATAGACATGTATTCCAAGTGtgggagtttggaggaggctaaGAAGGTCTTTGATGGAATGGCCATAAAGGATGTGGTCTCTTTCAATGCCATGATCATGGGTCTTGCCACAAATGGTCAAGGAGAAGAGGTTCTGAGGCTCTTCTCTGAAATGGAGAAGTCTGGTGTACAGCCCAATGATGGGACTTTCTTGGGTTTACTGTGTGCATGCACCCATTCAGGATTGGTGGATGAAGGGCAAATGCTTTTCAAAGATATGTACCAGAAGTATTTAGTCACACCAAATTTAGAACACTATGCCTCTTTTGTCGATCTCCTTGCACGGGCCAGCCATGTTGAAGAGGCTCTTGAGGTTGTTAAGACTATGCCAATCAAGCCTAATGGCCTTGTGTGGGGAGCATTGCTAGGAGCATGCTTGGTTCATTCAAGAGTTGATGTCGCTCAAGATGTAGCCAGAAAACTTGTTGATGTGGACCCTGAAAACTCTGCTGGTTATGTTATGTTGTCTAATGCATATGCAATCCATCATAGTTGGGGCAACATTGTCAAGTTGAGAGaattgatgaaggtgagaggcaTCAGAAAGCAACCAGGTTGCAGTTGGATCAGTGTCAATGGAGTTGTGCATGAATTTCAAGTGGGATCTATATCACACCCTCAATTAGAGAAGTTGCACTGTCTGTTGGCTTCTTTGTCTCAGGAAATGAAATTGATGGCTTGTTAG